One region of Geovibrio ferrireducens genomic DNA includes:
- a CDS encoding RrF2 family transcriptional regulator — protein MDSFIAREGDYAIRIVVYLAENGGMKKVEDISAAIGVPKPTTAKVINRLKKCGFITTRTGKNGGIEAAPSAAEASLYDILKCMGVTLDINVCVAHPSACSRKPFCRVTHRLGEIQSVMTEQLMNSRVKDFIY, from the coding sequence TTGGACTCTTTCATTGCCAGAGAAGGCGACTACGCCATAAGGATTGTTGTTTATTTAGCCGAAAACGGCGGGATGAAAAAAGTGGAAGATATAAGCGCAGCCATAGGGGTTCCCAAACCCACAACGGCAAAGGTCATAAACCGGCTTAAAAAGTGCGGCTTCATCACCACACGAACAGGCAAAAACGGCGGCATAGAGGCTGCCCCCTCCGCAGCGGAGGCGAGCCTGTACGATATTCTCAAATGCATGGGTGTCACACTGGATATAAATGTGTGTGTTGCTCACCCTTCCGCCTGTTCCCGCAAACCCTTCTGCCGCGTGACCCACAGACTGGGCGAAATCCAATCAGTAATGACGGAACAATTGATGAACTCCAGGGTAAAAGACTTCATTTATTAA